From a region of the Apibacter sp. B3706 genome:
- the trpA gene encoding tryptophan synthase subunit alpha produces MNRIKQLFNKKQKDILSIYFTAGYPNLADTGKIIKELEKNGIDLIEVGIPFSDPMADGPTIQESGTLALKNGMNLKLLFEQIKEVRKEVELPLLLMGYLNPIMQYGIENFCKKCKEVGVDGAIIPDLPFNDYSTKYKSIFETYDIKVIMLITPETSEERIRLIDENTDGFIYMVSSASTTGAQKSFDDKKVEYFQKINSMKLRNPRLIGFGISNKATLEVAQSYANGAIIGSKFITLLKDNKTIEKAVQELKNTLKT; encoded by the coding sequence ATGAATAGAATAAAGCAATTATTTAATAAAAAACAGAAAGACATTCTTTCCATTTATTTTACGGCCGGATATCCAAATCTTGCCGATACAGGTAAGATCATAAAAGAGCTTGAAAAAAACGGCATAGATTTAATAGAAGTGGGTATACCCTTTTCAGACCCTATGGCAGATGGACCGACCATTCAGGAAAGCGGCACGTTGGCCTTGAAGAATGGAATGAATTTAAAATTGCTTTTCGAACAAATTAAAGAAGTGAGAAAAGAAGTTGAATTGCCGTTACTATTAATGGGATATCTAAATCCTATTATGCAATACGGAATTGAAAATTTTTGTAAAAAATGTAAAGAAGTCGGTGTAGATGGAGCAATTATACCTGATTTGCCTTTTAATGATTATAGTACAAAATATAAATCGATTTTTGAAACTTATGATATAAAAGTTATAATGCTTATAACTCCCGAAACATCAGAAGAAAGAATTCGCTTGATTGATGAAAATACGGATGGATTTATATATATGGTTTCATCTGCCTCAACAACGGGAGCGCAAAAAAGTTTTGATGATAAAAAAGTAGAATATTTTCAAAAAATTAATTCCATGAAATTGCGTAATCCTCGTTTAATAGGGTTTGGTATTTCTAATAAAGCTACTTTAGAAGTCGCACAATCTTATGCTAACGGCGCTATCATTGGAAGTAAGTTCATTACCTTGTTAAAAGATAATAAAACAATAGAAAAAGCGGTTCAAGAATTAAAAAATACTTTAAAAACTTGA
- a CDS encoding Ada metal-binding domain-containing protein has product MDQKKIFYKALLERDSSFEGTFIVGVKTTGIFCRPTCSARKPKFENVEFFLQLKKL; this is encoded by the coding sequence ATGGATCAAAAAAAAATATTTTACAAAGCCTTATTAGAAAGGGATAGTTCATTTGAAGGAACTTTTATTGTTGGTGTTAAAACTACCGGTATATTTTGCCGTCCTACTTGTTCAGCACGAAAACCTAAATTTGAGAATGTTGAATTTTTTCTTCAACTAAAGAAGCTTTAA
- a CDS encoding bifunctional transcriptional activator/DNA repair enzyme AdaA, translating into MERNGETPEYIHKLLQHLEDNPNIKLKDFDIRNFGIEPIKVRRWFLKNHGITFHMYQRMYRINEAFKKCKEGKNITHIAYDSGFESLSGFNETFKKITGITPKMSKEKQLINLTRLATPLGTMIACASEKGICLLEFSDRKMLERELQLISKRFNASIVPSENSLFKQLRQQLDSYFEGTLKEFTVPLDWIGSDFQKEVWKVLLQIPYGKTSTYAIQAKRIGKPSSVRAVANANGMNMISILVPCHRVIGSDGSLTGYGGGLWRKKKLLELEAKGSLQLKLF; encoded by the coding sequence ATGGAAAGGAATGGTGAAACGCCGGAATATATTCATAAATTATTACAACATTTGGAAGACAACCCCAATATTAAATTAAAAGACTTTGATATAAGGAATTTTGGAATTGAGCCAATAAAAGTTAGAAGGTGGTTTCTTAAAAATCATGGAATTACTTTTCATATGTATCAAAGAATGTATAGAATAAATGAGGCATTTAAAAAATGTAAAGAAGGAAAGAATATTACACATATTGCCTATGACTCAGGATTTGAATCGTTGAGCGGATTTAATGAAACTTTTAAAAAAATAACAGGAATTACACCTAAAATGAGTAAAGAAAAACAATTAATTAATCTTACCCGCTTGGCAACCCCTTTAGGTACTATGATTGCTTGTGCCTCAGAGAAAGGCATATGTTTATTGGAATTTTCGGATCGTAAAATGTTAGAAAGAGAACTACAATTAATATCAAAGCGTTTTAATGCTTCTATTGTGCCAAGTGAAAATAGTTTATTTAAACAATTAAGGCAGCAATTAGACTCATACTTTGAAGGTACTTTAAAAGAATTTACAGTTCCTTTAGACTGGATTGGTTCTGATTTTCAAAAAGAGGTATGGAAGGTCCTTCTTCAAATACCTTACGGAAAGACTTCAACTTATGCCATTCAAGCAAAACGTATCGGTAAGCCCTCTTCTGTTCGAGCGGTTGCAAATGCTAATGGTATGAATATGATTTCAATACTGGTTCCTTGTCATAGGGTGATTGGTTCGGATGGATCTTTAACAGGTTATGGAGGAGGACTGTGGAGAAAGAAAAAATTATTAGAGTTAGAAGCAAAAGGTTCGTTACAATTAAAATTGTTTTGA
- the rnr gene encoding ribonuclease R, with product MTKKKRIISTKHKEKLRNLKRNILNIFIKNPNKQYNYKQISTILDYKNPRQREFVIQGLLSLVSEKQLTEIKTGKYQINSIKESVTGKIDFSQNGNAYLIVDGLEKDIFIPKGKTGKALQNDMVKAIVHQFKNRKPEGEVIEILERYKTKFVAKFEYSPNKNFGFAVVNKPSVHTDFFIPKDKFNGAKNGQLVVVQLLDWQDKEDSPTGSIVEVLGDPGENETEIHAILSEYGLPYTFPYEVEKEAEKLDIRISEDEISKRRDMRTVTTFTIDPVDAKDFDDALSIEKLDNGNWEIGIHIADVSHYVKPGTLLDKEAYLRGTSVYLVDRVVPMLPEVLSNNVCSLRPKEDKYTFSAVFELDEKAQVKKQWFGRTVIHSDRRFTYEEAQEIIEGKKGDFEEEIHTLNNLAKLLREDRMNKGAISFDKIEVKFNLDENKNPVGVYFKIGKDSNHLIEEFMLLANKKVSEYVSTNKKGNPTDRTFIYRIHDDPDPIKLLSLKQFVNTLGYDINITNKNKTYQSINKLLADVKGKGEENMIETLTIRTMSKAKYSTENVGHYGLAFDYYSHFTSPIRRYPDVIAHRLLQDFLDKKPSANKEIIENMAKHCSNMEKLAADAERDSIKYMQVKFMEKHLGESFEGVITGITEYGIYVEIKEFGTEGMIKTRDIRDDEYRYDEKTYSIIGQRTGNQYQLGDTVFIKVIKANLEKKQLDFELIEN from the coding sequence ATGACTAAGAAAAAGAGAATAATTTCTACTAAACATAAAGAGAAACTACGAAATTTAAAAAGAAATATACTTAACATCTTTATAAAAAACCCGAATAAACAATACAATTATAAACAAATATCCACAATACTGGATTACAAAAATCCCAGACAAAGGGAATTTGTAATACAAGGACTTTTAAGTTTGGTTTCTGAGAAACAACTAACAGAAATAAAAACCGGAAAATATCAAATCAATTCCATAAAAGAATCCGTTACCGGAAAAATTGATTTCAGTCAGAATGGTAATGCCTATTTAATTGTTGACGGTCTTGAAAAAGATATTTTTATACCGAAAGGAAAAACAGGAAAAGCTTTACAAAATGACATGGTAAAAGCTATAGTCCATCAATTTAAAAACAGAAAACCGGAAGGAGAAGTTATTGAAATCCTGGAACGTTACAAAACAAAATTTGTTGCAAAATTTGAATATTCTCCGAACAAAAATTTTGGATTTGCAGTAGTTAATAAACCTTCTGTTCACACTGATTTTTTTATACCAAAAGATAAATTCAACGGCGCAAAAAACGGTCAACTGGTAGTGGTTCAACTCCTCGATTGGCAAGATAAAGAAGATAGTCCTACGGGATCTATCGTTGAAGTATTAGGAGATCCGGGAGAAAATGAAACCGAAATTCATGCTATTTTAAGTGAATATGGGTTACCTTATACATTTCCTTATGAAGTTGAAAAAGAAGCGGAAAAACTTGATATACGCATATCAGAGGATGAAATATCTAAAAGAAGAGATATGCGTACTGTCACTACATTTACCATTGACCCTGTGGATGCTAAGGATTTTGATGATGCACTTTCTATCGAAAAGTTAGACAACGGCAACTGGGAAATCGGAATTCATATCGCAGATGTTTCCCATTATGTAAAACCGGGAACCCTATTAGATAAAGAAGCCTATTTAAGAGGAACTTCCGTGTATTTAGTCGATAGAGTTGTTCCAATGCTTCCTGAAGTTTTAAGCAATAATGTTTGTTCCTTACGTCCTAAAGAAGATAAATATACTTTTTCCGCCGTATTTGAATTGGATGAGAAAGCACAAGTAAAAAAACAGTGGTTTGGACGAACGGTTATTCATTCGGACAGAAGATTCACTTATGAAGAAGCCCAAGAGATTATTGAGGGAAAAAAGGGCGATTTTGAAGAAGAAATACACACCCTTAATAATTTGGCAAAGCTACTTAGAGAGGACCGAATGAACAAAGGTGCAATCTCTTTTGACAAAATAGAGGTAAAATTTAACTTAGATGAAAATAAAAATCCCGTAGGAGTTTATTTTAAAATTGGAAAAGACAGCAATCATTTAATTGAAGAATTTATGCTTCTGGCCAATAAAAAAGTTTCCGAATATGTTAGTACCAATAAAAAAGGGAATCCAACCGATCGAACTTTTATTTATAGAATTCATGACGACCCGGATCCGATAAAATTACTCTCTCTTAAACAATTTGTAAATACTTTGGGATATGATATAAATATAACCAATAAAAATAAAACCTATCAATCCATCAATAAATTACTTGCCGACGTAAAAGGCAAAGGCGAAGAAAATATGATTGAAACGCTAACCATCCGTACTATGTCAAAAGCAAAATATTCAACCGAAAATGTCGGTCACTATGGTTTAGCTTTCGATTATTACAGTCATTTTACTTCTCCCATACGCCGATATCCTGATGTAATTGCCCATCGTCTCTTACAAGATTTTCTAGACAAAAAACCGTCTGCAAACAAAGAAATCATCGAGAATATGGCAAAACATTGCAGCAATATGGAAAAATTAGCCGCTGATGCTGAAAGAGACAGTATTAAATACATGCAGGTTAAATTTATGGAAAAACACTTAGGTGAATCTTTTGAGGGAGTAATCACCGGAATAACCGAATATGGTATTTATGTAGAAATTAAAGAATTCGGAACCGAAGGAATGATCAAAACAAGAGATATACGGGATGATGAATATCGCTATGATGAAAAGACCTATTCTATTATAGGACAAAGAACCGGCAATCAATATCAGTTGGGAGATACTGTATTTATTAAAGTTATAAAAGCTAATCTTGAAAAGAAACAATTAGATTTTGAACTTATTGAGAATTGA
- a CDS encoding LrgB family protein, giving the protein MKEFLDTPLFHITLTLLVFWLCNLLFTKFKYKILHPGITSIILLIVYLKVTHTSYEDYNNNTSLISFWLGPSVVTLGLPLYLYIKHLKGSYIRVFIAMIAGSLAGIISVVVIAKILGASDIIAYSLSPKSVTTPIAMEVSKGLGGIPSLTIAIVFITGFVGALFGWGFLTKLGIKDHKAIGIAVGSASHAIGTAEIVKNGEKFGAYGALGMALNGVLTAIFAPIVTPYLIQLLNSIG; this is encoded by the coding sequence ATGAAGGAATTTTTAGATACTCCTCTTTTTCATATAACGTTAACCTTACTGGTTTTTTGGTTATGTAATCTGTTGTTTACTAAATTCAAATATAAAATACTTCATCCGGGTATAACCTCTATAATCCTATTGATTGTCTATTTAAAAGTGACACATACTTCGTATGAAGATTATAACAATAATACCTCTTTAATTTCTTTTTGGCTGGGACCATCCGTGGTAACTTTGGGTCTACCGCTTTATTTGTATATAAAACATTTAAAAGGCAGTTATATACGAGTTTTTATCGCTATGATAGCGGGAAGTCTTGCGGGAATTATTTCCGTGGTTGTTATAGCAAAAATTCTAGGCGCTTCAGACATTATAGCTTATTCATTATCTCCAAAATCTGTAACAACGCCTATTGCAATGGAGGTATCTAAAGGACTGGGAGGTATTCCGTCTCTTACTATTGCGATAGTTTTTATTACCGGATTTGTAGGTGCCCTTTTCGGATGGGGATTCCTAACTAAATTAGGAATTAAAGATCACAAAGCAATCGGAATAGCTGTGGGTTCTGCTTCTCATGCTATAGGTACGGCGGAAATTGTTAAAAATGGCGAAAAATTTGGCGCTTACGGAGCACTTGGAATGGCTTTAAATGGTGTATTAACTGCTATATTTGCTCCTATAGTAACTCCGTATTTAATCCAACTATTAAATTCGATTGGATAA
- a CDS encoding CidA/LrgA family protein, translated as MKLISQLGIILLLYFIGELIVFILQIKIPGSIIGMLLLLVSLQLNIIKVEDIKEVATFFLNNMLILFIPLGVGLASQWDLISKEWLAILISIILSTFIVLLTVSLLIRKKKE; from the coding sequence ATGAAATTAATTTCACAATTAGGAATTATATTACTGTTGTATTTTATTGGTGAATTAATAGTTTTCATCCTGCAAATTAAGATACCGGGAAGCATAATAGGCATGCTGTTATTACTTGTGTCTTTACAATTGAATATCATAAAAGTGGAGGATATAAAAGAAGTAGCTACTTTCTTTTTAAATAATATGCTAATTTTATTTATACCTTTAGGGGTTGGATTAGCTTCCCAATGGGACCTAATATCTAAGGAATGGTTAGCAATTTTAATATCCATTATACTTAGTACCTTTATCGTGTTATTAACTGTAAGTTTACTTATTAGAAAGAAAAAAGAATGA
- a CDS encoding Gfo/Idh/MocA family protein yields the protein MKKNILKIAIIGYGHIGKIHFENISHNENLNVVALIDTDNFILENKNIPIFQSISECHIIFPDIDLYIVATPNGYHYKQTKEILELSKNVLVEKPITFHKFQIEELITIAKNNNVRLFTSLQLRFSHIINHVKNLIDNDYLGEIFLINIECFWNRNNRYYKKNSWRGTKQLDGGILFTQFSHFIDIIHYLLGKIELISNLTANYTHQNVIEFPDSGILQFKSGKTLGSMCYTISTYEKNFESSITIIAEKGTIKIGGQYLDQLVHYNVKESFFEGIDLPKEPLHKLLYKEIVHSLKNSTSSHLDAENSIETIDFIDKASSYLA from the coding sequence TTGAAAAAAAACATTCTTAAAATAGCTATTATAGGATACGGCCATATAGGAAAAATACACTTTGAAAATATATCACATAATGAAAATTTAAATGTAGTTGCTTTGATAGATACGGATAATTTTATTTTGGAAAATAAAAATATCCCTATTTTTCAAAGTATATCAGAATGCCATATTATTTTCCCTGATATTGATTTGTATATAGTTGCAACACCCAACGGTTACCATTATAAACAAACGAAAGAAATCCTGGAATTATCTAAAAATGTGTTGGTGGAAAAACCCATTACATTCCATAAATTCCAGATTGAAGAATTAATTACTATTGCAAAGAATAATAATGTTCGATTATTTACCTCTTTGCAATTACGTTTTTCACATATAATAAATCATGTCAAAAATTTAATTGACAATGATTATTTAGGTGAAATTTTTCTTATAAATATTGAATGTTTTTGGAACAGAAATAACCGCTATTATAAAAAAAATTCATGGCGTGGAACAAAGCAGTTAGATGGAGGAATACTGTTTACGCAATTTTCTCATTTCATAGACATAATACATTATTTGTTGGGAAAAATTGAATTAATAAGCAATTTAACTGCCAATTATACGCATCAAAACGTAATTGAATTCCCCGATAGTGGAATTTTACAATTTAAATCGGGAAAGACACTGGGAAGTATGTGTTACACCATCTCTACCTATGAAAAAAACTTTGAATCATCAATTACTATCATTGCAGAAAAAGGAACAATAAAAATTGGTGGCCAATATTTGGATCAACTAGTACATTATAATGTAAAAGAGAGCTTTTTTGAAGGTATTGATTTACCCAAAGAACCGCTTCATAAATTGTTATATAAAGAAATAGTACATTCGTTAAAAAATTCAACCTCATCTCATTTAGATGCTGAAAATTCGATTGAAACTATTGATTTTATTGATAAAGCGTCTAGCTATTTAGCCTAA
- a CDS encoding DUF6909 family protein: MTIYKARESTDVIERLYITMRHLFNRGGFKPTGTSGLELRNYLLKLNPEIYGSIADPDKVELNGLNYVLDRLPQGIEECSFIFLTSNEGLDKSSFTPIYPKKRRRTCYRVDEHQMNIEVLLGRSEIYDILTHLTFLYNEADKIRKRTHDFNGKVGRIWISVENAALSSEPLKRKEREVILAHIATMLGRSFDEVITAYKNFQETNDPDRFIKIIYNLGRVSKEDEIGIRRREIFFSSILKERVGHHLFGEKWAENVKKTLIKNKLINKKIHIISSNMHSVKNMLYAFDSLNKTFHADEELKMYEDLSKNLDLVDSVKSYAQKNGMIYSKDTSGSNIDVQIFDLSKINFKNTPFKNIKNINKEDILIVFDYAFGEQAFEIMDELLRPINNAKEKLKLNVDSISILGKAGILVGNKGDIMIPTAHIFEGTADNYPFHNQLSLKDFEGYNINAYKGAMITVLGTSLQNKNVLTYFMQTSWKAIGLEMEGAHYQKAIQVASKIRHHIGENVKLRYAYYASDNPLETGSTLASGGLGLTGVKPTYLITQKILEQILTIKN; encoded by the coding sequence ATGACAATATATAAAGCCAGAGAATCGACAGATGTAATTGAAAGATTATATATTACCATGCGTCATCTTTTTAACCGAGGTGGCTTCAAACCAACGGGTACTTCAGGACTTGAATTAAGAAACTATTTATTAAAATTAAATCCGGAAATATATGGATCAATAGCCGATCCGGATAAAGTGGAACTTAATGGGCTCAACTATGTTTTAGATAGGCTCCCCCAAGGTATTGAAGAATGTTCATTTATATTTTTAACCTCCAATGAAGGATTAGACAAATCATCATTTACCCCTATCTATCCTAAAAAAAGAAGGAGAACTTGTTATCGGGTGGATGAGCACCAAATGAACATTGAAGTATTATTAGGAAGATCTGAAATTTATGATATATTAACCCACCTTACGTTTTTATATAATGAAGCAGACAAAATCAGAAAAAGAACTCATGATTTTAACGGAAAAGTGGGAAGAATTTGGATATCTGTTGAAAATGCAGCCTTAAGCTCTGAACCTTTAAAAAGAAAAGAAAGAGAGGTAATTTTAGCTCATATAGCCACCATGCTGGGCAGAAGTTTTGATGAAGTAATTACTGCTTATAAAAACTTTCAAGAAACAAATGATCCTGATCGTTTTATAAAGATTATTTACAATTTAGGAAGAGTAAGTAAAGAAGACGAAATAGGAATTCGAAGAAGAGAAATATTTTTCAGCTCCATTTTGAAGGAAAGAGTAGGTCATCATTTATTTGGTGAAAAATGGGCGGAAAATGTTAAAAAAACATTAATTAAAAATAAGTTAATAAATAAAAAAATTCACATTATAAGCTCCAATATGCATAGTGTGAAAAATATGTTGTATGCTTTTGATTCTTTAAATAAGACTTTTCATGCAGATGAAGAATTAAAAATGTATGAAGATTTAAGTAAAAATTTAGATTTAGTTGATTCTGTAAAAAGTTATGCTCAAAAAAATGGCATGATATACAGTAAAGATACCAGCGGATCAAATATTGACGTTCAAATCTTCGATCTATCTAAGATTAATTTTAAAAACACCCCTTTTAAAAATATTAAAAACATAAACAAAGAAGACATTTTAATTGTTTTTGATTATGCATTCGGAGAACAAGCTTTTGAGATAATGGATGAATTATTAAGGCCTATAAATAATGCGAAAGAAAAATTAAAGCTAAATGTTGACTCAATATCTATCTTAGGTAAAGCCGGAATTTTAGTTGGAAATAAAGGCGATATTATGATTCCAACTGCTCATATATTTGAAGGGACAGCAGATAACTACCCTTTTCATAACCAACTTTCTTTAAAAGATTTTGAGGGATATAATATTAACGCTTATAAAGGAGCCATGATTACCGTATTAGGTACTTCTTTACAAAATAAAAATGTTTTGACTTATTTTATGCAAACATCTTGGAAAGCCATCGGTTTAGAAATGGAGGGAGCACATTATCAAAAAGCTATTCAAGTGGCATCTAAAATACGTCATCATATAGGTGAAAACGTAAAATTAAGATATGCTTATTATGCTTCAGATAATCCATTAGAAACTGGAAGTACATTAGCCTCCGGAGGATTGGGTTTAACCGGTGTAAAACCTACGTATTTGATCACTCAAAAAATATTAGAGCAAATTTTAACTATTAAGAATTAA
- a CDS encoding S9 family peptidase, whose translation MRFDKSILLSIILCIFVVNINAQKITLEEIWSGKFYPKTISGIKSLKNGKEYTILTKNGIEKYSYDAFDKINTIISGTYSDYLFNNDENYLLLENESFPIYRRSKSGIYTLYNIKTQSFFEVFNKKPIQEPIFSPDGSKIAFVYENNIYYQEFPSLQITQVTHDGKKNKIINGISDWVYEEEFAHVRNFEWSPDGKNIAFIHFDESHVKEIDIPLYENFLYPNHFIYKYPKAGEDNSIVSLKLYNLDKKEINTVSLSNYENYYIINSKFSPNGDLFAITSNRFQNKITVLKINPANLNTQLLVTETSTTWIDTDKLYINLLADGSFVLNSEKNGYNHLYLYNAKGQIIKPITKGNWDVIRIYGIDNKNSLLYFQSNEKGSNNRIVTSVNIKTGKQKILTNEIGTHNASFSTDFSYFIDQFSTANTPPVFTLRNNNGSILKTLEDNSSLVSYANKKEIQKLEFIEIPAKNGIKLKSYMIKPINFNPDKKYPVLMYVYGGPGSQTVTNSWDSFNYWWHQMLAQEGYIIVSVDGRGTGGRGEYFKKSTYKQLGKLELEDQIAAAKWLQTQSFIDSNRIGIWGWSFGGYLTSLCMTKSNGLFKMGIAVAPVTNWRFYDTIYTERFLQTPQENPTGYDENSPINFAKDLQGKFLIIHGTADDNVHFQNSAAMIKALIENGKQFDTAIYPDKDHGIYGGNTRYHLYQKMTSYVKSNL comes from the coding sequence ATGAGATTTGATAAAAGTATATTGTTATCTATAATTTTATGCATATTCGTAGTAAATATTAATGCTCAAAAAATAACACTAGAAGAAATATGGAGCGGTAAATTTTATCCAAAAACCATTTCAGGAATAAAATCTTTAAAAAATGGTAAAGAATATACTATTCTAACTAAAAATGGTATTGAAAAATATTCCTATGATGCCTTTGATAAAATAAATACGATCATTTCGGGTACTTATTCCGATTATTTATTTAATAACGATGAAAATTATTTACTTTTAGAAAATGAATCGTTTCCAATATATCGACGCTCAAAATCGGGAATTTATACTCTGTATAACATAAAAACCCAATCATTTTTTGAGGTTTTCAACAAAAAACCCATACAAGAACCTATTTTTTCTCCTGATGGTTCTAAAATAGCATTTGTTTATGAAAATAATATCTATTATCAAGAATTTCCCTCATTGCAAATAACACAAGTTACGCATGATGGAAAAAAGAATAAAATCATAAATGGAATTTCAGATTGGGTTTATGAAGAAGAGTTTGCTCATGTAAGAAACTTTGAATGGTCGCCGGACGGAAAGAATATTGCCTTTATACATTTTGATGAATCTCATGTTAAAGAAATTGATATTCCATTATATGAAAACTTTTTGTATCCCAATCATTTCATTTATAAATATCCAAAAGCTGGAGAAGACAATTCTATTGTTAGCTTAAAGTTATATAATTTAGATAAAAAAGAAATTAATACGGTTTCTTTATCTAATTACGAAAATTATTATATTATAAATAGTAAATTCTCACCCAATGGAGATTTATTCGCAATAACTTCCAATCGTTTTCAAAATAAAATTACTGTTTTAAAAATAAACCCGGCAAATCTTAACACTCAATTATTAGTAACGGAAACATCCACTACTTGGATTGACACTGACAAACTTTATATTAATTTATTAGCCGATGGAAGTTTTGTTTTAAACTCCGAAAAAAACGGCTACAATCACTTATATCTTTATAATGCTAAAGGACAAATAATAAAACCTATTACTAAAGGGAATTGGGACGTAATTCGAATTTATGGAATAGATAATAAAAATTCCCTCTTATACTTTCAATCCAATGAAAAAGGATCTAACAATAGGATAGTTACCTCCGTTAACATTAAAACCGGTAAACAGAAAATTTTAACAAATGAAATAGGAACCCATAATGCTTCATTTAGTACTGATTTTTCTTATTTCATCGATCAATTTAGTACAGCAAATACACCTCCTGTATTTACATTGAGGAACAATAACGGATCTATATTAAAAACTCTGGAAGATAATTCGTCCTTAGTATCTTATGCCAATAAGAAAGAAATTCAAAAATTAGAATTTATTGAAATTCCAGCTAAAAATGGGATTAAGTTGAAATCATACATGATTAAACCTATAAATTTCAATCCTGATAAAAAATATCCTGTTTTAATGTATGTATACGGAGGCCCCGGATCTCAAACGGTAACCAATTCTTGGGATTCATTCAATTATTGGTGGCACCAAATGCTTGCGCAAGAAGGATATATAATTGTTTCCGTTGATGGAAGAGGAACCGGAGGAAGAGGGGAATACTTTAAAAAATCAACATATAAACAGCTAGGTAAACTTGAACTTGAAGATCAAATTGCTGCTGCAAAGTGGTTGCAAACCCAATCTTTTATCGATTCTAACAGAATTGGGATATGGGGCTGGAGCTTTGGTGGTTATTTAACTTCTCTATGTATGACAAAGTCTAATGGATTATTTAAAATGGGAATAGCTGTTGCGCCGGTAACCAATTGGAGATTCTATGATACTATTTATACCGAACGATTTTTACAAACTCCACAAGAAAATCCAACAGGATATGACGAAAATTCACCTATAAACTTTGCAAAAGATTTACAGGGTAAATTTTTAATTATTCATGGAACGGCAGATGACAATGTACATTTTCAAAATTCTGCAGCAATGATCAAAGCTCTTATTGAAAATGGAAAACAATTTGATACAGCTATTTATCCTGATAAAGATCATGGAATTTATGGCGGAAATACTCGATATCATTTATATCAAAAAATGACTAGTTACGTTAAATCAAATCTGTAG
- a CDS encoding thioredoxin family protein: MKIKFLVLCIFFVSMVFSQDKKIYNPEDHAQQKIDSCISEAKKEKKFILLQIGGNWCIWCIRFNTLTQNNDAIKNILTENYIVYHLNYSKENKNESILAKLGYPQRFGFPVFVILNEKGERIHTQQSDFLEDNNSGYDVKKVEKFLNDWSPKAVDPNFNN, translated from the coding sequence ATGAAAATCAAATTTTTAGTTCTATGTATATTTTTTGTCTCAATGGTATTTTCACAAGATAAAAAAATATATAATCCTGAAGATCATGCTCAACAAAAAATTGATTCTTGTATTAGTGAAGCTAAAAAAGAAAAAAAATTTATTTTGCTTCAAATCGGTGGAAATTGGTGTATCTGGTGTATTCGATTCAATACTCTAACTCAAAATAACGATGCTATAAAGAATATTTTAACGGAAAATTATATTGTATATCATTTAAATTATTCAAAAGAAAATAAAAATGAGTCTATTTTAGCTAAGTTAGGCTATCCTCAACGTTTTGGTTTTCCAGTATTCGTAATCTTAAATGAAAAAGGTGAAAGAATTCATACGCAGCAATCTGATTTTTTAGAAGACAACAATTCAGGATATGACGTTAAAAAAGTTGAAAAATTTTTAAATGATTGGTCTCCAAAAGCCGTTGATCCCAATTTCAATAATTAA
- a CDS encoding DUF4296 domain-containing protein: MRLYFYIFISLSLVLFSCQHPLEKPEHLLSKKDMIAILSDIYLYKQTPTNLPLDQETAFDTYVSIFKAHHTTKEIFQNSYIYYYTDVNALQHIYDKVIDNLKSKLTKDQQQQLKEEESPENP, from the coding sequence ATGAGGCTTTATTTTTATATATTTATTAGTCTGTCTTTAGTGCTTTTTTCATGCCAACACCCGCTTGAAAAACCTGAACATCTGCTCTCTAAAAAGGATATGATTGCTATTTTAAGTGACATATATTTATATAAACAAACTCCAACCAATCTTCCATTGGATCAAGAAACTGCTTTTGATACATACGTTTCTATATTTAAGGCTCATCATACCACTAAAGAAATTTTTCAAAACAGTTACATATATTACTATACAGATGTAAATGCTTTACAGCATATATATGATAAAGTTATTGATAATCTTAAAAGTAAATTAACTAAAGATCAGCAACAACAATTAAAAGAAGAAGAATCACCCGAAAACCCTTGA